GGCCGATACGGTCAATGAAGGAATACTGAAGGTTGCACCCAAGGGCTTGAACCAGGTTTTCACCACACAGTAAGTTATAAAGCGTGATCCACAGGCTAACGTTCTAGGGATGGATCTTCGGCGACTGAAGGCGCTCTTAAGGCTTCCTTCCTGTCGTACCAAGCCAAGCGAAGAGGGAATAGACCCTTTTCggatgaagagattgagagcGTTTTGGAAAATCAATCCGTAGGTCATTCATTCAGCTGTTCAATCAAATGCTATGTCTAATGAAAGACACCCAGCCTGGCTCTCCGGAGCTGAGTGTGCTTAGTTTCAAAGGTGGATTCCACGGCCGAAACTTGGGGTCTCTCAGTTTGACCCGAAGCAAGCCCATTCACAAGGTAAGCTTGTCGAGTGTACTCCAATCGCTTATTTGACTTTGAATTAGCTTGACATGCCTGCCTTCGAATGGCCAGCATGTCAATTTCCCGACATTAAGTACCCTCTAGCAGAGAACACTGAACACAATCAAAAGGCTGAAGCAGCAGCTTTGGCTCACGTGGAGGAGACAATTCGAGTCTGGTCTAACAAGAAACCGATTGTGGCAATGATTATTGAGCCCATCCAGTCAGAAGGCGGTGATCGTCATGCCTCTGCCGACTACTTCCGAAAGCTTCGTCAGATCGCCAAGAAACATGACATCTACTTCATTGTGGATGAGGTCCAAACTGGGGTAGGAGCCACCGGCTCATTCTGGGCGCACGACAAATGGGAACTTGAGGAGCCTGCGGACTTTGTGACCTTCAGTAAGAAGACCCAGGCCTCTGGCTTTTACCATAACTTGTCTACCCGAGCACCTTTTGCCTATCAGGCTTACAACACGTGGATGGTGAGTAAGAAAACATTGAGGCTGGGCTAACAATTTAGGGTGATCCTATTCGAGCCCTTCAAGCGCGAGAGATGTTCAAGGTGATCGAGCGAGATGGTCTCATTGAGAATGTTGCTCGTGTGGGAGATTATATCTACAAGAACCTGGAGCATTACGAAGCTAGTGGGaacatcctcaaccttcGAGGTAAAGGGTAAATCATCGCATTTGTACTTTTCCTGTCAACTTCTGACGCTAACGTCGTCTTTTAGGCAAGGCACCTTCATCGCTTTTGACCTGCCATCACCAAAGGAGCGTGACCAGTGAGCTTAACGAATGATGTTGTGAAGGCTACAGCATTGATTATTGTAGATTCATTTCCCAAATGCGTCTTCAAGGAGTAAATCTTGGTGCTTGCGGTTCGCAATCTGTGAGATTAAGGCCTATGCTGTAAGTAATCAGCTTAGTGTATTAAGTATTGTCGTTTGCTGATCAACAAAAAGGGTGTTTGAGCAATCTCACGccgacctcttccttgaaAAGCTGAGAAACGTCTTAAAATAGTCATCTTTTTCAAATCTTATTCATTTTCTGGATATGCGCAATGCATCAGTTTTTGGCTTGAAACTTCAGATTACCTTGATATCTTGTCGGGCTACCTTGTTATCTTGTCGGAACGCACAGCAACTGACAGCGTCAGATAACATGTACTCATTCATTCTGCGTTCGGC
The genomic region above belongs to Cryptococcus neoformans var. neoformans JEC21 chromosome 4 sequence and contains:
- a CDS encoding 4-aminobutyrate transaminase, putative; protein product: MLTRSLHTTIRISGRRQYATAIAAARLVPSQPQKPNVVTNTIPGPKGKELSAAIGKFQDPRAHTLVADYNKSCGNYLVDADGNVLLDMFAQIASIAIGYNHPDLIKLAKTDKFASAAMSRPALGSYPPVDWADTVNEGILKVAPKGLNQVFTTQDGSSATEGALKASFLSYQAKRRGNRPFSDEEIESVLENQSPGSPELSVLSFKGGFHGRNLGSLSLTRSKPIHKLDMPAFEWPACQFPDIKYPLAENTEHNQKAEAAALAHVEETIRVWSNKKPIVAMIIEPIQSEGGDRHASADYFRKLRQIAKKHDIYFIVDEVQTGVGATGSFWAHDKWELEEPADFVTFSKKTQASGFYHNLSTRAPFAYQAYNTWMGDPIRALQAREMFKVIERDGLIENVARVGDYIYKNLEHYEASGNILNLRGKGQGTFIAFDLPSPKERDQFISQMRLQGVNLGACGSQSVRLRPMLVFEQSHADLFLEKLRNVLK